One part of the Chryseobacterium sp. 7 genome encodes these proteins:
- a CDS encoding ImmA/IrrE family metallo-endopeptidase — protein MNNFIILERKATEFRRELGIGHIDPINFKSLLKKLNVITVFRPLGETFNGMAIKIVDTNKENTNRFMLVNNIHSLGEQNFTIGHELYHLFIQENFTHNYCTTGLFNKKHIEEFNADVFSSILMLPEDGIISLIPDMETQKDQITIQTILKLEQYFFCSRSVLLYRLKNLSLISESKSKEYLKDIVENAILNGYPLDLYKNGNSNLVLGDYGQKASELYSKELISESHYHSLLLDLGMNQEDLENLFNG, from the coding sequence ATGAATAATTTCATAATTTTAGAAAGAAAGGCAACTGAGTTCCGCCGAGAATTGGGAATAGGACATATAGATCCAATAAATTTTAAAAGTCTTCTTAAAAAACTAAATGTAATTACTGTTTTTCGACCTTTAGGAGAAACATTTAATGGTATGGCTATAAAAATAGTAGATACAAATAAAGAAAACACAAATAGATTTATGTTAGTTAATAACATTCATAGTCTAGGAGAGCAAAATTTCACTATTGGCCATGAGTTATATCATTTATTTATACAGGAAAATTTCACACATAATTACTGTACAACAGGACTTTTCAATAAGAAGCATATAGAAGAATTTAACGCAGATGTATTTTCATCTATATTAATGCTTCCAGAGGACGGGATAATTTCCCTTATTCCTGATATGGAAACACAAAAGGATCAAATAACAATTCAAACTATACTAAAGTTAGAACAATATTTTTTTTGTTCTAGATCGGTTCTTTTATATAGATTAAAAAACTTAAGCTTAATTAGTGAATCCAAAAGTAAGGAATACCTTAAAGACATAGTAGAGAACGCCATATTAAATGGATACCCATTAGACTTATATAAAAATGGAAATTCAAATCTAGTACTTGGAGATTATGGACAAAAGGCTAGTGAATTATATTCTAAAGAGCTTATCTCGGAAAGTCATTATCATAGTCTTCTTTTAGATCTTGGAATGAATCAAGAAGATTTAGAAAACTTATTCAATGGCTAA
- a CDS encoding ImmA/IrrE family metallo-endopeptidase, which produces MSISKSIIDITREYIDTNSFLFESLPINLEELIGKEGISVINYPFEDDISGVLVIEEDNVTIGVNKKSSNVRKRFTLAHELGHFKLHTQKSKMFMDNVFFRKKSEGYTSKEEKIEKEANYFAANILMPEHLVRKEIVGLKCDLHDDATIASLANKFEVSSSAMTFRLINLGLI; this is translated from the coding sequence ATGTCAATTTCAAAAAGTATTATTGATATAACGCGAGAGTATATTGATACAAACTCTTTTCTTTTTGAGAGCCTTCCAATTAATTTGGAGGAGTTAATTGGAAAAGAAGGGATTAGTGTGATTAATTATCCTTTTGAAGATGATATTTCTGGAGTTTTGGTTATAGAAGAGGACAATGTAACAATAGGAGTTAATAAAAAATCCAGTAATGTCAGAAAAAGATTTACATTAGCACATGAGCTAGGGCACTTTAAGTTGCATACTCAAAAGTCTAAGATGTTTATGGATAATGTTTTTTTTAGAAAGAAATCGGAAGGATATACTTCTAAGGAAGAAAAAATCGAAAAAGAGGCAAATTATTTTGCTGCAAATATTCTTATGCCTGAACATTTAGTTAGAAAAGAAATAGTGGGATTGAAATGTGACTTACATGATGATGCTACTATTGCTTCATTGGCTAATAAATTTGAAGTAAGCTCTTCTGCTATGACCTTCAGATTAATAAATTTAGGCTTAATTTAG
- a CDS encoding helix-turn-helix domain-containing protein: MNENQFFINLGANISSIRIKKGINQDDLAKFLDLSRPSIVNIEKGKQKPSIYTLILIANYLMVDIKDLLPEVIPAIERGNIIGVGIDPSIFSQDRDFVKFMRIVSKNNK, encoded by the coding sequence ATGAATGAGAACCAATTTTTTATAAATTTGGGTGCAAATATTTCCTCTATTAGGATTAAGAAAGGGATAAATCAAGATGATCTCGCCAAATTTCTGGATTTATCCCGACCGTCAATCGTTAATATAGAGAAAGGTAAACAGAAACCCAGTATTTATACTTTAATATTAATTGCTAATTATCTTATGGTGGATATCAAAGATTTATTACCAGAAGTAATTCCGGCAATTGAGAGAGGAAATATAATTGGTGTAGGTATTGACCCATCAATTTTTTCACAAGATAGAGACTTTGTAAAATTTATGAGAATAGTTTCAAAAAACAACAAATAG
- a CDS encoding multiubiquitin domain-containing protein — protein sequence MNTIDKNSDMPPLKFLIDGEEFSTTQQYITGRELKDKKNIPYSTTLYLAISRPYEDELIENDSRVNLARPDIEQFFVKKKLEYSINGKDFISYKQFITGNEIRKTGNVPDNHLIYLDNPDDWDDILIGNNDFVDLAREGKEKFISKPKEKNYIIVNGTNHFWDKEYISFEEVISLSGHIMSNPNTAFTVAFENGPLSNPEGVLTNGKSVQVKHKMIFYVTATDKS from the coding sequence ATGAACACAATAGACAAAAATAGCGATATGCCACCTCTTAAATTTTTAATAGATGGTGAAGAATTCTCAACTACACAACAATATATAACAGGTAGAGAATTAAAAGATAAAAAGAACATTCCATACTCAACGACACTGTATTTAGCGATAAGCAGACCTTATGAAGATGAACTAATAGAAAATGACAGTAGAGTAAATCTTGCAAGACCTGATATAGAACAGTTTTTTGTCAAGAAAAAACTTGAATATTCAATAAATGGTAAAGATTTCATTTCCTATAAACAATTCATTACAGGAAACGAAATTAGAAAAACAGGTAATGTCCCAGACAATCATTTAATTTATTTAGATAATCCTGATGATTGGGATGATATTTTAATTGGGAATAATGACTTTGTCGATCTCGCAAGAGAAGGCAAGGAAAAATTCATTTCAAAGCCTAAGGAAAAAAACTACATTATTGTTAATGGGACAAATCATTTTTGGGATAAAGAATATATCTCTTTTGAAGAAGTGATTAGCCTATCCGGACACATAATGAGCAATCCAAACACAGCATTTACCGTAGCATTTGAAAACGGACCCTTATCTAATCCTGAAGGCGTACTTACAAATGGGAAATCTGTACAGGTAAAACATAAAATGATATTCTATGTCACTGCAACAGATAAATCATAG
- a CDS encoding ThiF family adenylyltransferase: protein MSLQQINHSPDIRSLQDEGYEVEIKGGYICIHHIPYVNFEREIKYGVLFSPFQIIPGTERIGIPNDHVIHFIGEKPCHTNGNPILPLEYINEKRTLSKDLVADYSFSNKPQNPFRDFYEKFTSYIRVISNEAISLDETGTVTAKTFKPIIINETETPFIYFDSNSSRARIDFLNEKFLGMKVAIIGLGGTGSYILDFIAKTPVSQIHLFDNDTFESHNAFRAPGAASVDELSNRVSKVDYLKGIYSKMHAGLISHQEILSELNINELDNMDFVFICIDRNDARNFISKHLLSKNIPFIDSGLGINVRDERLWGATRITYNQQVGSEYNETSHNPYNSNIQIAELNAFNAVHAVMKWKQHCGFYGDSLNQNSSHFIIENFKFFHNAG, encoded by the coding sequence ATGTCACTGCAACAGATAAATCATAGCCCAGATATTCGTTCTCTTCAAGATGAAGGATACGAAGTGGAAATAAAAGGTGGATACATATGTATCCACCACATTCCTTACGTCAATTTTGAAAGAGAAATTAAATATGGAGTATTGTTTTCGCCATTTCAAATAATTCCAGGCACTGAAAGAATTGGCATTCCTAATGACCATGTAATTCACTTTATTGGAGAAAAGCCATGTCATACAAATGGGAACCCAATATTACCTCTTGAATATATAAATGAAAAGCGAACCCTATCCAAAGACTTAGTAGCGGATTATTCTTTTTCAAATAAACCCCAAAATCCATTTAGAGATTTTTACGAAAAGTTTACAAGCTATATAAGAGTTATATCAAACGAAGCAATCTCTTTGGATGAAACTGGTACAGTAACTGCAAAAACATTCAAGCCAATCATTATAAATGAAACAGAAACACCATTCATATATTTTGATTCAAATTCGTCGAGAGCAAGAATTGATTTTCTTAATGAAAAATTTCTTGGAATGAAAGTGGCAATTATTGGACTGGGTGGAACTGGGAGCTATATTTTAGACTTTATCGCTAAAACCCCTGTCTCTCAAATACATTTATTTGACAACGATACCTTCGAGTCTCATAATGCTTTTAGAGCCCCAGGAGCAGCAAGTGTTGATGAACTTAGTAATCGAGTGTCGAAAGTAGATTATTTAAAAGGAATATACTCAAAAATGCATGCTGGTTTAATCTCTCACCAAGAAATTCTTTCAGAACTTAATATAAATGAACTTGATAATATGGATTTCGTATTTATTTGTATTGATAGAAATGATGCAAGAAATTTCATTTCAAAACATCTGCTTTCAAAAAACATCCCCTTTATTGATAGTGGTCTTGGAATTAATGTTAGAGATGAAAGACTTTGGGGAGCAACAAGAATAACATATAATCAACAGGTCGGAAGTGAATATAATGAAACATCACACAATCCATATAATTCTAATATTCAAATTGCCGAATTAAATGCTTTTAATGCAGTTCATGCAGTAATGAAATGGAAGCAGCATTGTGGTTTTTATGGTGATTCATTAAATCAAAACTCTTCCCACTTTATCATTGAAAACTTTAAATTCTTTCATAATGCAGGTTGA
- a CDS encoding DUF6527 family protein, producing MKEIPQNPAQGVLYISIQYKVAVHLCACGCKNKVVTRLSPKDWKLIFDGQSITLYPSIGNWNFTCQSHYWIRNNEFLWIKEEKPRKKKKKFFSLFSKKNLSNN from the coding sequence ATGAAAGAAATCCCACAAAACCCCGCACAAGGGGTTTTGTATATATCTATTCAATATAAGGTAGCAGTACATCTATGTGCTTGTGGATGTAAGAATAAAGTTGTTACAAGATTGTCTCCAAAAGATTGGAAATTAATTTTTGATGGGCAAAGTATAACATTATATCCTTCTATTGGAAATTGGAATTTCACCTGTCAATCCCATTATTGGATAAGAAATAACGAATTTCTCTGGATAAAGGAGGAAAAGCCTAGAAAGAAGAAGAAAAAATTTTTTTCTCTTTTCTCAAAAAAAAATTTAAGCAATAACTAA
- a CDS encoding IS481 family transposase, giving the protein MTTQQKIIKNKLGVLELAQHLGNVSKACKVMGYSRDSFYRFKELYEQGGELALQEISRRKPVLKNRVDESIEKAVIDIAIENPALGQLRVSNELRKKGFIVSPGGVRSIWLRHDLHTFKLRLKALETKSAQEGIVLTESQLTVLEKAKEEKKAHGEIETYHPGYLGAQDTYYVGNIKGVGHIYQQTFIDTYSKVAFAKLYDRKNALIAADMLNDQVVPFFEQQELRLLRVLTDRGTEYCGIREQHEYQLYLAIEDIDHTKTKAKSPQTNGICERFHRTIQDEFYAVAFRKKIYRSIEELQLDLSSWLSYYNQERTHTGKHCYGKTPMQTFLDSKSLAKEKLLETLAEEQKILTFGSKENIG; this is encoded by the coding sequence ATGACTACACAACAAAAAATCATCAAAAACAAGTTAGGCGTACTTGAATTAGCACAACATTTAGGAAACGTATCCAAAGCCTGCAAGGTAATGGGATATTCCCGAGACAGCTTTTATAGATTCAAAGAACTGTATGAACAAGGTGGAGAACTTGCTTTACAGGAAATTTCCAGAAGAAAACCTGTACTAAAGAATCGTGTAGACGAGTCGATTGAGAAAGCTGTCATTGATATAGCAATTGAGAACCCAGCTTTAGGACAACTTAGAGTAAGTAATGAGCTCAGAAAGAAAGGTTTTATTGTTTCACCTGGTGGAGTTAGAAGTATCTGGCTCAGACATGATCTCCATACCTTTAAGCTTCGTTTAAAAGCTTTGGAAACTAAATCAGCACAAGAAGGCATTGTCCTTACAGAAAGTCAACTTACTGTTTTAGAAAAAGCGAAGGAAGAAAAGAAGGCTCATGGTGAGATAGAAACTTATCATCCAGGGTATTTAGGAGCACAGGACACATATTACGTAGGAAATATTAAAGGAGTTGGTCATATTTATCAGCAAACTTTTATAGATACCTATTCTAAGGTTGCATTTGCAAAGTTATATGACCGTAAGAATGCACTTATTGCCGCTGATATGCTTAACGATCAAGTTGTTCCTTTCTTTGAGCAGCAGGAACTTCGCTTACTTAGAGTTTTGACCGACAGAGGAACTGAATACTGTGGAATAAGAGAACAACACGAATATCAGTTATATTTGGCTATTGAAGATATTGACCATACCAAAACAAAAGCTAAAAGTCCACAAACCAACGGTATTTGTGAACGTTTTCACAGAACCATACAAGACGAGTTTTATGCAGTTGCTTTCAGAAAGAAAATTTACAGAAGTATTGAAGAACTCCAATTGGATCTTAGCAGCTGGCTATCGTATTACAACCAAGAAAGAACACATACAGGAAAGCATTGTTACGGTAAAACCCCGATGCAAACGTTTTTGGATAGTAAATCTCTTGCAAAAGAGAAATTATTGGAAACTCTTGCAGAGGAACAAAAAATCCTTACTTTTGGAAGTAAGGAAAATATTGGATAA
- a CDS encoding CPBP family intramembrane glutamic endopeptidase — MKRKNNYIMPILIILLYFLVEFIINFLFIKWLGGYDNQINYDLSIICSRLIVAGLFFVTIMISNKKVSDYIGFKGISSKKIFLYFVASILYSYAIVLISNDIFECAFHLSNKYDYYLISAILVAPLYEEIFKKIIPIEFLLKKNISPIFITLFISFLFSINHLPSLEQMCYTFFLTIITSLIYLKERNYLYPIIFHLIYNFIVLCVY; from the coding sequence ATGAAAAGAAAAAATAATTATATTATGCCAATCCTGATAATTTTACTTTATTTTCTAGTAGAATTTATTATCAATTTTTTATTTATAAAATGGTTAGGAGGCTATGATAATCAAATTAATTATGATTTAAGTATTATATGCAGTAGATTGATTGTTGCTGGCCTGTTTTTTGTGACAATCATGATTTCGAATAAAAAAGTAAGTGATTATATTGGATTTAAAGGTATTTCTTCAAAAAAAATATTTTTATATTTTGTAGCAAGTATATTATATTCTTATGCCATAGTTCTTATTAGTAATGATATTTTTGAATGTGCTTTTCACTTGTCTAATAAATATGATTATTATTTAATTAGTGCTATTTTAGTAGCTCCACTATATGAAGAAATCTTTAAAAAAATAATTCCAATTGAATTTTTATTGAAAAAAAATATCTCACCTATTTTTATTACTCTTTTTATTTCATTTTTATTTAGCATTAATCATTTGCCTTCATTAGAGCAAATGTGTTATACATTTTTTCTTACAATCATAACATCATTAATATACTTAAAAGAAAGGAATTATTTATATCCGATAATTTTTCATTTAATATATAATTTTATTGTTCTTTGCGTATATTAA
- a CDS encoding DUF6443 domain-containing protein, protein MKKLIIPIGILLAGSLQGQLSPAENYIYTKTYLDHTNLKVTENVQYYDGLSRPKQSIAIKGSPTGKDVVTKYEYDGFGRQVNDYLPVPQSGTLNGGIYASPLSNAVNPDIYGNEKIYSEKRLESSPLNRIQEQVQVGTAWSGKPVKYDYGTNGTGEVYHYLISSSWYQGTTKSSFDPAPAIAYPSGQLYKNMVKDEDGNETQEFKNAKGQVILVRKVISPTLNADTYYVYNEYDQLAFVIPPKGVSASMTDSLLNELCYQYRYDGRGRLAQKKLPGKGWEYMVYDKQDRLILTRDTVMEGKGQWLFTKYDKFGRVAYTGIISGGDRETMQNQLGSQNIVEEQTATGFNRPGIMVYYTNNFLSDSQTILSINYYDNYPRDTKKFPPTVILDQPVINAASSVSTQGMPTASYVKNVEDDNWTKTYFYYDFRGRAVGTHSVNHLGGYTGTESQLDFSGTPKMTVTRHKRLDTDVERVITETFEYDSQNRLLVHKHQVDNNAVEYLTQNKYNELSQLESKKVGGTAAASPLQQMDYKYNIRGWMTKINDPSNLNGKLFGYEMRYNNPVNTQSVGKFNGNIAEIDWNNGSENLLKRYNYEYDVLNRLTNAFYKEPSTGVSGNYDEYLTYDVNGNISNLKRRAIPVSGQTSTLVDNLDYIYNGNRLTQVIENALNDTGYEGGNNVIDYDLNGSMTTMKDKGIWSIVYNYLSLPDSYSITQSSPFGPAMNIGLDYLYRADGVKVRKTYSSAPPRGLASITITDYLDGFQYNYFEGGGICLTCRTEHAYEQQAYKGIFNPGTITPEWRLDFVHTTEGVYSFAENRYIYQYKDHLGNTRMSFGKDSTGALEITDTNNYYAFGLSHISGGLSNSYFGSYRSYKYNGKELQETGFFDYGARMYMPDLGRWGVVDPLAEKDTRWTPYRYAYNNPLIFIDPDGRNEDWYKDEAGDFVYDAKLTSSNAYARLSDKEEYLGASHSINLVNSDKQSVGNIKLEEGGGVSVTGSWANEGNVSYNTIGKKSGFGLIVDAKLADNAKIYGVDKFSQDNYNTYNYPNMEFDFNAKDFVQENFKENFTAPESGVSKVINGVGSATSGSGIAPYCSECPPATAGPAPIGSVDGPSTKSAYDGYRMGVALNHLLWHNKKTDNKDNNEKKK, encoded by the coding sequence ATGAAGAAACTCATAATTCCAATAGGAATCCTGCTGGCTGGCTCATTGCAAGGTCAGCTTTCACCGGCAGAGAATTATATCTATACGAAGACCTATCTTGACCATACGAACTTAAAAGTAACAGAAAATGTCCAGTACTATGACGGACTTTCAAGACCTAAGCAGTCTATTGCTATAAAAGGCTCTCCTACGGGTAAGGATGTAGTAACGAAATACGAATATGATGGGTTTGGAAGGCAGGTTAATGATTATCTTCCTGTCCCTCAGAGCGGGACCTTAAATGGGGGTATCTATGCTTCCCCGCTGTCCAATGCTGTTAATCCCGATATTTATGGGAATGAAAAGATCTATTCTGAGAAAAGACTTGAAAGCTCTCCTTTAAACCGGATTCAGGAACAGGTTCAGGTAGGAACAGCCTGGTCAGGCAAGCCTGTAAAATATGACTACGGCACCAATGGAACTGGAGAAGTTTACCATTATCTTATCTCTTCAAGCTGGTATCAGGGAACAACCAAGAGCAGTTTTGACCCTGCTCCTGCCATTGCTTATCCATCTGGGCAGCTGTATAAGAATATGGTAAAGGATGAAGATGGCAATGAGACCCAGGAATTTAAAAATGCGAAAGGTCAGGTGATACTGGTAAGGAAAGTTATCAGTCCGACATTGAATGCAGATACGTATTATGTTTATAATGAGTATGACCAGTTAGCCTTTGTTATACCTCCAAAAGGTGTTTCTGCATCTATGACGGATTCTTTACTTAATGAGCTTTGCTACCAGTACCGTTATGACGGCCGGGGCAGGCTTGCGCAAAAGAAGCTTCCTGGGAAAGGCTGGGAATATATGGTGTATGACAAACAGGACCGTCTTATTTTGACTCGTGATACTGTAATGGAAGGGAAAGGTCAGTGGCTTTTTACCAAGTATGACAAATTTGGACGTGTGGCCTACACGGGAATTATATCTGGTGGAGACCGTGAAACGATGCAGAACCAGCTTGGCAGTCAGAATATTGTAGAAGAGCAGACTGCTACCGGCTTTAACAGGCCTGGGATTATGGTATACTATACGAACAATTTTCTATCGGATTCCCAGACTATTCTGAGCATTAATTACTATGACAATTATCCCCGGGATACTAAGAAGTTTCCACCTACTGTTATTTTAGACCAGCCTGTGATCAATGCAGCGAGCAGTGTGAGTACTCAGGGAATGCCAACGGCTTCTTATGTAAAGAACGTAGAGGATGATAACTGGACCAAAACGTATTTCTATTATGATTTCCGGGGAAGAGCAGTAGGAACTCATTCCGTAAACCATCTGGGAGGATATACAGGAACAGAGAGCCAGCTTGATTTTTCAGGCACGCCAAAAATGACTGTTACCCGACATAAACGTTTAGATACCGACGTTGAAAGGGTTATTACAGAAACCTTTGAATATGACAGCCAGAACAGGTTATTGGTTCATAAACATCAGGTGGATAATAATGCTGTTGAATATCTTACGCAGAATAAATACAATGAGCTTTCTCAGCTTGAGTCCAAGAAAGTGGGAGGGACTGCAGCAGCTTCGCCTTTGCAGCAGATGGATTATAAGTATAATATCAGAGGCTGGATGACCAAAATCAATGATCCTTCTAACCTGAACGGTAAACTTTTTGGTTATGAGATGAGATATAATAATCCTGTTAATACTCAATCCGTTGGGAAGTTTAATGGTAACATTGCTGAAATTGACTGGAATAACGGTTCTGAAAACCTTTTGAAGCGTTATAATTATGAATATGATGTATTGAACAGGTTAACCAATGCGTTTTATAAAGAGCCTTCAACAGGAGTTAGCGGTAATTATGACGAATACCTGACTTATGATGTGAATGGGAATATCAGCAATCTTAAAAGAAGGGCTATTCCTGTATCGGGTCAGACTTCGACATTGGTGGATAACCTTGACTATATCTATAATGGCAACCGTTTGACTCAGGTGATAGAAAATGCATTGAATGATACCGGTTATGAGGGAGGAAACAATGTAATTGACTATGACCTGAATGGCAGCATGACCACTATGAAGGATAAAGGAATCTGGAGTATTGTATATAATTATCTGAGTTTACCTGATTCTTATTCCATTACACAGAGTAGTCCTTTTGGACCTGCTATGAATATTGGCTTGGATTATTTATACCGTGCAGATGGCGTAAAAGTACGTAAAACGTATTCCAGTGCCCCACCTCGTGGTCTGGCCAGTATTACAATTACAGATTATCTGGATGGTTTTCAGTACAACTATTTTGAGGGAGGAGGGATCTGTCTAACCTGCCGTACGGAGCATGCCTATGAGCAACAGGCATATAAAGGTATTTTTAATCCCGGTACAATTACCCCGGAATGGAGGCTTGATTTTGTACATACTACAGAAGGAGTTTACAGTTTTGCAGAAAACCGCTATATTTATCAGTACAAAGACCACCTTGGAAATACAAGGATGAGCTTTGGTAAAGACAGCACAGGAGCTCTTGAAATTACTGATACCAACAACTATTATGCATTTGGGTTAAGCCATATCTCAGGAGGACTGAGTAATTCTTATTTCGGAAGTTATAGGTCTTACAAGTATAATGGTAAGGAATTACAGGAAACAGGCTTTTTTGATTATGGAGCGAGAATGTATATGCCGGATTTAGGAAGATGGGGAGTGGTGGATCCTTTGGCGGAGAAAGATACAAGATGGACACCATATCGATATGCTTATAATAATCCTCTAATATTTATTGATCCGGATGGAAGAAATGAAGATTGGTATAAGGATGAAGCTGGTGATTTTGTCTATGACGCAAAATTAACATCTAGTAATGCTTATGCAAGATTGTCTGACAAAGAAGAGTATCTTGGTGCCTCTCATTCAATTAATCTTGTAAATTCTGATAAGCAATCAGTAGGCAATATTAAATTGGAAGAAGGAGGAGGAGTTTCGGTAACAGGAAGTTGGGCTAATGAAGGAAATGTCAGTTATAATACAATCGGTAAAAAATCTGGATTTGGACTTATTGTAGATGCGAAATTAGCAGATAATGCTAAGATATATGGTGTAGATAAGTTTTCGCAGGATAATTATAATACTTATAATTACCCAAATATGGAATTTGATTTTAATGCTAAAGATTTTGTACAGGAAAATTTTAAGGAAAATTTCACTGCACCTGAAAGTGGGGTTTCTAAAGTCATAAACGGCGTTGGTAGCGCTACTTCTGGCTCAGGAATAGCTCCCTATTGTTCAGAGTGCCCACCTGCTACTGCAGGGCCTGCGCCTATAGGATCTGTCGATGGACCATCAACTAAGTCTGCATATGATGGTTATAGAATGGGAGTCGCCTTGAATCATTTGCTATGGCATAATAAAAAAACAGATAATAAAGATAATAATGAAAAGAAAAAATAA